A region from the Bacteroidales bacterium genome encodes:
- a CDS encoding TrkA C-terminal domain-containing protein yields the protein EFKVTAVRVEADSGDVVGKSIAKANIRNKYGINILAILRKNDIIYPVYPNEKLLYNDLVYVSGDPENIEKFHKAVK from the coding sequence CCGAGTTTAAAGTCACGGCTGTACGCGTGGAGGCTGACAGCGGTGATGTTGTTGGAAAATCTATTGCAAAAGCCAATATAAGAAACAAATATGGCATAAATATTCTGGCCATTTTGAGGAAAAATGATATCATATATCCGGTATATCCGAATGAAAAGCTCCTTTACAACGATCTCGTTTACGTAAGCGGCGATCCGGAAAATATTGAAAAATTTCATAAGGCGGTAAAATAA